In Coleofasciculus chthonoplastes PCC 7420, a single genomic region encodes these proteins:
- a CDS encoding ArsR/SmtB family transcription factor, with product MQSTASPTNLSLITSSFHALSDPIRVKLLELLREQELCVCELCEVLEVSQSKLSFHLKTLKEASLVRARQEGRWVYYSLNLPQFVLLEQYLADYRRFSPILPARPCSD from the coding sequence ATGCAAAGCACCGCCTCCCCTACCAATCTGAGTCTGATTACTTCCAGCTTTCATGCTTTATCTGACCCGATTCGGGTCAAGCTACTGGAACTGTTGCGAGAACAGGAACTGTGTGTGTGTGAACTCTGCGAAGTGCTGGAGGTGAGTCAGTCGAAGTTATCGTTTCACTTGAAAACGCTCAAAGAAGCTAGCTTGGTTCGCGCCCGTCAGGAAGGGCGTTGGGTTTATTACAGCCTGAATTTGCCTCAGTTTGTCCTGTTAGAACAATATTTGGCGGACTACCGTCGCTTTAGCCCAATTTTACCCGCTCGTCCCTGTTCGGATTAG
- a CDS encoding PstS family phosphate ABC transporter substrate-binding protein → MKVIPKPKILPWTKLALIATATALLGACSQVQSQSPQPIKIDGSSTVYPITKTVAETFNAMTKAPVNVTVGFSGTGGGFKKFCAGETDINDASRPIQTDEMAACKQAGVAYIELPVAFDAITVVVNPENDWVDRLTVAELQKIWEPEAQRQITQWNQVRESFPQKPLNLYGPGTDSGTFDYFTEAIVGEAGSSRSDYTASEDDEILAQGVNQDPNALGYFGLAYYEAIPDKLKAIAVDSGKGAVFPSRQTVENAEYQPLTRPLFIYVNAAAAQKNPALAEFVAFYLENAPEIVSSVGYIPLPEEGYHLANVHFFQHKVGTVFDGKVEFNLTLGELLRKQKKF, encoded by the coding sequence ATGAAGGTTATCCCCAAACCCAAAATCCTGCCATGGACAAAACTGGCGCTAATTGCGACAGCTACGGCACTCCTGGGCGCCTGTTCCCAAGTCCAGTCGCAGTCGCCCCAACCAATTAAAATTGATGGTTCGAGTACGGTGTATCCGATTACGAAAACTGTTGCGGAGACATTTAATGCCATGACAAAAGCGCCCGTTAATGTCACCGTGGGCTTTTCGGGTACAGGGGGTGGGTTTAAAAAGTTCTGTGCTGGCGAAACCGATATTAATGATGCCTCTCGCCCGATTCAAACTGATGAGATGGCAGCTTGTAAACAAGCAGGGGTGGCTTACATTGAACTCCCTGTTGCCTTTGATGCGATTACCGTTGTCGTCAATCCCGAAAATGATTGGGTAGACCGTCTCACGGTGGCAGAATTGCAAAAAATCTGGGAACCCGAAGCCCAACGCCAAATCACTCAATGGAATCAAGTCCGGGAGTCTTTTCCCCAGAAACCTTTAAATTTATATGGTCCAGGGACAGATTCTGGTACCTTTGATTACTTTACCGAAGCCATCGTCGGTGAAGCGGGGTCGAGTCGTAGCGATTATACCGCCAGTGAGGATGATGAAATCCTGGCACAGGGGGTGAATCAAGACCCCAATGCATTGGGCTATTTTGGTTTAGCCTATTACGAAGCGATTCCAGATAAATTAAAGGCGATCGCGGTCGATAGTGGCAAGGGGGCTGTATTCCCGTCACGTCAAACCGTTGAGAATGCTGAATATCAACCCCTAACTCGACCGTTGTTTATCTACGTTAACGCGGCGGCTGCCCAGAAAAACCCAGCGTTAGCAGAATTTGTGGCGTTTTACCTGGAGAACGCCCCAGAAATTGTCAGTTCAGTTGGCTATATACCGCTACCGGAAGAGGGGTATCACCTAGCTAACGTGCATTTCTTTCAACACAAGGTAGGCACTGTCTTTGACGGCAAAGTTGAATTCAATCTCACCCTCGGTGAGTTGTTACGCAAACAGAAAAAGTTTTAA
- the arsB gene encoding ACR3 family arsenite efflux transporter: protein MSTHSSHTTSSPPQVGGQLSFFEKYLTVWVVLCILAGIALGKLFPGVADTLDAMSIYQVSIPIAICLFFMMYPIMVKIDFTQAKRAVRAPKPVILTLVVNWLIKPFTMVVFAQFFLGWLFQPLLSQTEIIRGAEVTLANSYIAGAILLGIAPCTAMVLMWGYLSYSNQGHTLVMVAVNSLAMLFLYAPLGRWLLAANNLTVPWQTIVLSVLIYVGLPLAAGMYSRYWIFKHKGKEWFERRFIKYLSPISIAALLITLVLLFAFKGELIVNNPLHILLIAVPLFIQTNFIFFIAYVAALKLNLAYEDAAPAALIGASNHFEVAIATAVMLFGLNSGAALATVVGVLIEVPVMLMLVEFCKRTAMWFPREPEKATLRDPRCLAR from the coding sequence ATGAGTACCCATTCATCTCATACCACCTCCTCGCCCCCTCAAGTTGGGGGTCAACTGAGTTTCTTTGAAAAATATCTCACCGTTTGGGTGGTACTCTGCATTCTTGCAGGTATCGCCCTGGGCAAATTATTTCCTGGTGTGGCGGATACATTGGATGCCATGAGTATTTATCAGGTATCCATTCCTATCGCTATCTGCCTGTTTTTCATGATGTATCCGATTATGGTGAAAATTGATTTCACCCAAGCGAAACGGGCAGTGCGTGCGCCAAAACCTGTAATTTTAACGCTGGTGGTGAATTGGTTGATTAAGCCGTTCACCATGGTAGTTTTTGCCCAGTTTTTTCTGGGTTGGTTGTTTCAGCCTTTGTTATCGCAAACGGAGATTATTCGCGGGGCGGAGGTTACTTTAGCAAATTCTTACATCGCTGGGGCAATTTTATTAGGGATTGCCCCTTGTACGGCGATGGTTTTGATGTGGGGGTATCTGTCTTACAGTAATCAAGGACATACCTTGGTGATGGTAGCGGTGAATTCGTTGGCGATGTTGTTTCTGTATGCTCCCTTAGGACGATGGTTGTTAGCGGCGAATAATTTAACTGTACCCTGGCAAACCATTGTGTTATCGGTATTGATTTATGTGGGGTTGCCGTTGGCGGCGGGGATGTATAGTCGGTATTGGATTTTTAAACATAAGGGTAAAGAGTGGTTTGAACGGAGATTTATTAAATATCTGAGTCCGATTTCAATTGCGGCGCTTTTAATTACGTTGGTTCTGTTGTTTGCGTTCAAGGGGGAGTTAATTGTTAATAACCCGCTGCATATTTTGCTGATTGCTGTGCCGTTGTTTATCCAGACGAATTTCATTTTCTTTATTGCTTATGTGGCGGCGTTAAAGTTGAATCTGGCGTATGAAGATGCGGCTCCGGCGGCGTTAATTGGGGCAAGTAATCATTTTGAGGTGGCAATTGCCACGGCGGTGATGTTGTTTGGTTTGAATTCGGGTGCGGCGTTGGCGACGGTTGTCGGGGTGTTAATTGAGGTGCCTGTGATGTTGATGTTGGTGGAGTTTTGTAAGCGAACGGCGATGTGGTTTCCACGGGAACCGGAGAAGGCAACGTTGCGTGATCCGCGTTGTCTTGCGCGTTGA
- the arsC gene encoding arsenate reductase, glutathione/glutaredoxin type, with translation MKSIMFVCKQNSCRSQMAEGFARTLGAGKVVVTSSGLEASKVNPTAVEVMSEIGIDISEQTSKPLIEFNPNDFNAVISLCGCGVNLPEPWVLREVFQDWQLDDPAGEPIETFRRVRDEIKERVVKLIDAFK, from the coding sequence ATGAAATCGATTATGTTTGTTTGTAAGCAAAATTCCTGTCGTTCCCAAATGGCAGAAGGATTTGCTCGCACGTTAGGAGCGGGGAAGGTTGTAGTGACGAGTTCGGGGTTGGAGGCGTCTAAGGTGAATCCTACGGCGGTTGAGGTGATGTCGGAAATTGGGATTGATATTAGTGAGCAAACCTCTAAGCCGTTGATTGAGTTTAATCCTAATGATTTTAATGCAGTGATTTCTTTGTGTGGCTGTGGGGTGAATTTGCCTGAACCTTGGGTGTTGCGGGAGGTGTTTCAGGATTGGCAATTGGATGATCCGGCGGGTGAACCGATTGAGACGTTTCGGCGAGTACGAGATGAGATTAAAGAGCGAGTTGTTAAGTTAATTGATGCATTTAAGTAA
- a CDS encoding thioredoxin family protein, producing the protein MDTLTVEILGTGCKKCHQLEENARRAIASLGIEAEILHITDPVEIAKRRVMSTPALVVNGKVVSKGKVISSEQIKPLFQS; encoded by the coding sequence ATGGATACGCTTACGGTAGAAATTCTGGGAACGGGTTGTAAAAAATGCCATCAATTAGAAGAGAATGCGCGACGTGCGATCGCGTCTTTGGGTATTGAGGCTGAAATCCTGCATATTACTGACCCTGTGGAGATTGCTAAACGCCGGGTTATGTCTACTCCAGCTTTGGTTGTCAATGGCAAAGTGGTGAGTAAAGGAAAGGTAATTTCCTCAGAGCAAATTAAACCGTTGTTCCAGTCTTAA
- a CDS encoding permease: protein MVDLFYPFDWLSNQIVTKLLGLSLHSSLGSALHFFFYDVPKVLTLLIVISFIVGTVQTFLDPQKIRYWISGKRTIFGNGLAATIGIITPFCSCSAVPLFIGFLEAGVPLGVTFSYLIAAPMVNEVAVILLWGLFGLKATVIYIAFGVGLAIAAGYIIGMLHLEKWVEPFVWALQKSRQGSESDPDQGDDMELTWKERFEQGHYSASEIVKSVWLYVVGGIAIGAGIHGYVPADIITQWAGAGNPLAVPIAVVMGVPLYANIAGVLPITEALVNKGLPLGTVLSFTMAVTALSLPEMVILRKVLQPELLAVFIALMTMGIIGVGYLFNALLI, encoded by the coding sequence ATGGTTGATTTATTTTATCCCTTTGATTGGTTATCTAATCAAATTGTCACTAAACTTTTGGGTTTATCGTTGCATTCGTCTCTGGGGTCAGCGCTGCACTTCTTTTTCTACGATGTTCCTAAAGTGCTGACTCTATTAATTGTGATTAGTTTTATAGTGGGAACGGTGCAAACGTTTCTCGATCCGCAAAAGATTCGCTACTGGATTAGTGGCAAGCGGACGATTTTTGGCAATGGTTTAGCGGCAACAATTGGCATTATCACGCCGTTTTGTTCCTGTTCCGCTGTGCCGTTATTTATTGGGTTTTTAGAGGCGGGTGTGCCATTGGGGGTCACGTTTTCCTATCTGATTGCTGCGCCAATGGTGAATGAAGTCGCGGTTATTTTATTATGGGGATTGTTTGGGCTAAAGGCAACGGTGATCTATATTGCCTTTGGGGTGGGATTAGCGATCGCGGCGGGTTATATTATTGGGATGCTACACCTGGAAAAGTGGGTGGAACCCTTTGTCTGGGCGTTGCAGAAGTCTCGCCAAGGGTCAGAGTCTGATCCGGATCAGGGCGATGATATGGAACTGACTTGGAAAGAACGATTTGAACAGGGTCATTATTCGGCGAGTGAAATTGTTAAGTCTGTCTGGCTTTATGTGGTAGGTGGGATTGCAATTGGGGCGGGAATTCACGGGTATGTTCCTGCCGATATTATTACCCAGTGGGCGGGGGCGGGAAATCCGTTAGCGGTGCCGATCGCGGTGGTGATGGGAGTGCCGCTTTATGCTAATATTGCTGGGGTTTTACCGATTACTGAGGCGTTGGTGAATAAAGGGTTGCCTTTGGGGACGGTTCTATCGTTTACGATGGCGGTTACGGCGTTATCGTTGCCGGAAATGGTGATTCTTCGGAAGGTGTTGCAGCCTGAGTTATTGGCTGTCTTTATTGCGTTGATGACGATGGGAATTATTGGCGTTGGCTATCTTTTCAATGCTTTGTTGATCTGA
- a CDS encoding DUF6816 family protein, with translation MPRLIGLGLILVYCFWTNPAQAGQLADRMAQFPDWQGKPPVTAATGDLVYPDWMEGTWNVTSTLVEQVAPLAPEIVTPGFKSNRRYLNQPIQFQVRFERVDQVQSKSRDRIIPLPQQTESAIVADREFNGLNIAQAYLGNDAIRSVKVDPASVNRQITELRSGRQLISIVTGRNTETPSRDRFIATEVTNQYFRGTNQPYFNQVETTTAYHQLPSPDSGIEAWQITAIYLSPQDPDYFKALDQPVALYRYRLHLEPL, from the coding sequence ATCCCCAGACTCATAGGATTAGGCTTAATTTTAGTCTACTGCTTTTGGACAAATCCAGCCCAAGCCGGACAATTAGCCGATCGCATGGCGCAGTTTCCCGATTGGCAAGGTAAACCCCCAGTAACGGCGGCGACGGGGGATTTGGTTTATCCCGATTGGATGGAGGGAACTTGGAATGTTACCAGCACCCTCGTCGAACAAGTTGCACCGTTAGCGCCAGAAATAGTCACGCCGGGATTTAAGAGTAATCGCCGCTATTTAAATCAACCGATACAGTTTCAGGTACGGTTTGAACGGGTTGATCAGGTGCAATCCAAATCTCGCGATCGCATCATACCGCTTCCCCAGCAAACAGAATCAGCGATTGTGGCGGATCGAGAATTTAATGGCTTAAATATCGCCCAAGCCTATCTCGGTAATGACGCCATTCGTTCAGTTAAGGTTGATCCGGCGTCTGTAAATCGCCAAATAACCGAATTGCGATCGGGACGTCAACTGATCTCTATTGTTACAGGTCGAAACACAGAAACCCCCAGCCGCGATCGCTTTATTGCCACAGAAGTTACTAACCAATACTTTCGCGGTACAAACCAACCCTATTTCAATCAGGTGGAAACCACAACCGCTTATCATCAATTGCCATCACCAGATTCAGGAATTGAAGCATGGCAAATCACCGCGATTTACCTTTCCCCTCAAGATCCTGATTATTTTAAGGCGTTAGATCAACCCGTCGCCTTGTATCGGTATCGACTCCACTTAGAACCGCTCTAA
- the arsS gene encoding arsenosugar biosynthesis radical SAM (seleno)protein ArsS (Some members of this family are selenoproteins.) yields the protein MTQTATLAVTPFRKKLRTPLTKNKITVLQINLGKRCNLACTHCHVEAGPKRTEELTPEICDQLIELIHRFPQIKTVDLTGGAPEMNYGFKPLVEAARATGKEVIVRSNLTIFFEPGFQNLPDYFAQHQVRVVASLPCYLEDNVDKMRGKGVYNDSIRAIQRLNQLGYGKNPQLILDLVYNPVLPVSEDFSLTPNQVKLEQDYKRFLKENFDIEFNQLFTITNLPIGRTKFYLQRIKLYTPYLKFLEDNFNPTTVEHLMCRNELSIDYRGNVYDCDFNQMEEIPAKSGTGETLTVGKLLAAGSLDIIDEIRTASYCYGCTAGCGSSCGGALT from the coding sequence GTGACACAGACAGCCACATTAGCGGTAACACCATTTCGCAAAAAACTGAGGACACCTTTAACTAAAAACAAAATTACGGTTCTGCAAATCAATCTGGGAAAACGCTGTAATCTCGCCTGTACCCATTGCCATGTGGAAGCGGGACCTAAACGCACGGAAGAACTGACCCCGGAAATTTGTGACCAACTTATCGAACTGATTCATCGCTTTCCGCAAATCAAAACCGTTGATTTAACCGGGGGTGCGCCGGAAATGAATTATGGGTTTAAACCCTTAGTTGAAGCAGCGCGGGCAACGGGAAAGGAAGTGATTGTGCGGTCAAATTTGACAATTTTCTTTGAACCGGGATTCCAGAATTTGCCAGACTACTTTGCCCAACATCAGGTGAGAGTTGTTGCCTCGCTTCCCTGCTATTTAGAGGATAATGTGGATAAAATGCGGGGGAAAGGAGTGTACAATGATTCGATTCGGGCAATTCAACGGTTAAATCAATTGGGGTATGGAAAAAATCCGCAGTTAATCCTGGATTTGGTTTATAACCCGGTGTTGCCTGTGAGTGAAGATTTTTCCTTAACGCCAAATCAGGTGAAGTTGGAACAGGATTATAAACGGTTCCTTAAGGAAAATTTTGATATTGAGTTTAACCAGTTGTTTACGATTACCAATTTGCCTATTGGCAGAACGAAGTTTTATCTGCAACGAATCAAGCTGTATACACCTTATCTGAAGTTTCTGGAAGATAATTTTAATCCGACGACGGTGGAACATTTGATGTGTCGGAATGAACTCTCGATTGATTATCGGGGAAATGTTTACGACTGTGATTTTAATCAGATGGAAGAGATTCCGGCTAAGTCTGGTACTGGGGAAACGTTAACCGTAGGTAAGTTATTAGCCGCAGGAAGCTTAGATATCATTGACGAAATTCGCACAGCTTCCTATTGTTACGGTTGCACCGCCGGGTGTGGTTCGAGTTGCGGTGGTGCTTTGACTTGA
- a CDS encoding ROK family protein, producing MTNDVIGIDLGGTAIKLGLFQKNGTCIQSVTVATPQPSTPKAVVEVMADAIAQLDTNHSVIAIGVGTPGPADATGRIARVAINLNDWHDIPLADWLEAKTGCPTIIANDANCAGLGEAWLGAGRQFRHLIMLTLGTGVGGAVILDGKLFVGHQGAAGELGLITLNPEGPPCNSGNQGSLEQYLSIGAIRRRTGKEPAELGILANEGNPKALAFWHYYGRDLGAGLASLIYILTPEAIIIGGGVSASAKFFFPAAWAEIERRVLPSSRTGLQLLPATLGNQAGMVGAAKLALQMRNDEL from the coding sequence ATGACAAATGACGTAATTGGTATTGACTTAGGTGGAACCGCGATTAAGCTGGGACTTTTCCAGAAAAATGGCACTTGCATCCAATCTGTAACAGTGGCGACGCCCCAACCCTCAACTCCAAAAGCCGTGGTTGAGGTAATGGCTGACGCGATCGCACAACTTGATACTAACCATAGCGTAATTGCCATTGGTGTGGGTACTCCCGGACCTGCTGATGCAACCGGACGGATTGCGAGAGTGGCGATTAACCTCAACGATTGGCATGATATTCCCTTAGCGGATTGGTTAGAAGCTAAAACAGGTTGTCCCACAATTATCGCCAATGATGCCAATTGCGCGGGTTTAGGCGAAGCTTGGTTAGGTGCAGGACGTCAGTTTCGCCATCTGATTATGCTGACGTTGGGTACTGGCGTCGGCGGTGCAGTTATTCTAGATGGGAAACTCTTTGTTGGTCATCAGGGCGCAGCCGGGGAGTTGGGGTTAATCACGTTAAATCCAGAGGGTCCACCTTGTAATAGTGGCAATCAAGGTTCTCTGGAACAATATCTGTCCATTGGGGCAATTCGTCGCCGTACCGGAAAAGAACCTGCTGAACTTGGGATTTTGGCAAATGAAGGCAATCCAAAGGCGTTAGCATTCTGGCACTATTACGGACGGGATTTAGGTGCAGGATTAGCGAGTTTAATTTATATCCTTACTCCAGAAGCAATTATTATTGGCGGTGGAGTTAGTGCAAGTGCCAAATTTTTCTTCCCGGCGGCTTGGGCAGAAATTGAACGTCGAGTGTTACCGAGTTCTCGTACAGGTTTACAGTTACTTCCCGCTACGCTAGGTAATCAGGCGGGAATGGTTGGGGCTGCCAAATTAGCGCTGCAAATGAGAAATGATGAATTATGA
- a CDS encoding ABC transporter permease has protein sequence MTLTRLRLSHLLRFSRYASLSMKLMAVGVIITLVFILIAIFAPAFQAWGWLQDPTASLINPIHEPPGGEHWFGTTRQGYDVFSRTLFGTQAALKVVILATSLSLIIGVPLGLVSGYLGGRLDRVLLFLMDTIYTLPGLLLSITLAFVVGRGVFNAAIALSISYVPQYYRVVRNHTASVKTELFIEAAQAMGASPGRVLSRYLFLNVIQSVPVLFTLNAADAILILGGLGFLGLGLPEDTPEWGHDLRQALDALPTGIWWTALFPGLAMTSMVVGLSLLGEGLTEIINPRGR, from the coding sequence ATGACCCTGACGCGACTGCGATTGTCTCATCTTTTACGTTTTAGCCGATATGCCAGCCTTTCGATGAAACTGATGGCGGTGGGGGTAATTATCACTTTGGTGTTCATCCTCATCGCTATTTTCGCCCCAGCTTTTCAAGCATGGGGATGGCTGCAAGATCCCACTGCATCCCTGATTAACCCGATTCACGAACCTCCCGGTGGTGAACACTGGTTCGGTACGACACGCCAAGGGTATGATGTTTTCTCCCGCACCTTATTTGGTACTCAAGCGGCGTTAAAGGTGGTGATTCTAGCAACCAGCTTGAGTTTAATTATTGGTGTTCCTTTGGGGTTAGTTAGTGGATATCTCGGCGGTAGATTAGATCGGGTGTTGCTATTTTTGATGGATACGATCTATACCTTACCGGGATTGTTGTTATCGATTACCTTAGCTTTTGTAGTTGGGCGAGGCGTCTTCAATGCCGCGATCGCACTCAGTATTTCTTATGTTCCCCAATATTATCGCGTTGTCCGTAACCATACCGCCAGCGTCAAAACTGAATTATTTATCGAAGCCGCGCAAGCGATGGGGGCTTCTCCTGGGCGGGTTCTCTCCCGTTATTTGTTTCTCAATGTAATTCAAAGTGTCCCGGTTTTATTTACCCTCAATGCGGCTGACGCTATTTTAATTTTAGGTGGACTGGGATTCTTGGGATTGGGACTCCCAGAAGACACTCCAGAATGGGGACATGATTTGCGTCAAGCGCTGGATGCTTTACCTACAGGGATTTGGTGGACAGCGTTATTTCCTGGTTTAGCGATGACATCGATGGTGGTTGGTTTATCGTTGTTGGGAGAAGGGTTAACGGAGATTATTAATCCCCGTGGGCGATAG
- a CDS encoding NUDIX hydrolase, producing MKSQSIEVAIAILYRSGRFLMQLRNDIPGILYPGCWGFFGGHLEPGETPEVGMRRELLEEISYSPPQLAAFDCYNDAHVIRHIFHAPLTVELNQLVLQEGWDLGLLTPEDIKAGQAYSEVAGQVRPLGQPHQTILLDFLARKPYQ from the coding sequence ATGAAGAGTCAATCAATTGAAGTCGCGATCGCGATTCTCTATCGTTCGGGACGGTTCCTGATGCAGCTTAGGAACGATATCCCAGGTATTCTTTATCCAGGGTGCTGGGGGTTCTTTGGCGGTCATCTTGAACCCGGAGAAACGCCAGAGGTGGGAATGCGGCGAGAATTACTCGAAGAGATTTCCTATTCTCCCCCCCAATTGGCAGCGTTTGATTGCTATAATGATGCCCACGTTATTCGTCATATATTCCACGCCCCTTTAACGGTGGAATTGAATCAATTGGTACTCCAAGAAGGTTGGGATCTGGGTTTATTGACGCCTGAAGATATAAAGGCAGGTCAGGCTTATTCGGAAGTAGCAGGTCAGGTACGTCCTCTAGGGCAACCTCACCAGACAATTTTATTAGATTTCTTGGCGAGGAAACCGTACCAATGA
- the folD gene encoding bifunctional methylenetetrahydrofolate dehydrogenase/methenyltetrahydrofolate cyclohydrolase FolD codes for MKSVYPQLLDGKALAQRIQDQLKAEVERLKSTYGRPPGLAVLMVGDHPASAAYVRNKERACTKVGIASFGQHFPADVSQSEIEQTIDRLNQDPNVDGILLQLPVPAHLNAVYLLHKIDPDKDVDGLHPLNLGRLLRGERGLQSCTPAGVMRLLREYRIDLKGKNAVVVGRSILVGKPIALMLLEADATVTIAHSRTKNLAELTRQADILIAAVGRPNLITADQVKPNAIVIDVGINRVIDAQGKSRLVGDVDFDAVREMSQFITPVPGGVGPMTVTMLLQNTVFSYTRTHS; via the coding sequence ATGAAATCTGTTTACCCTCAGTTACTGGATGGCAAAGCCCTAGCTCAACGCATTCAAGATCAACTGAAAGCGGAAGTAGAACGACTCAAATCAACCTATGGACGCCCGCCTGGATTAGCGGTACTAATGGTGGGTGATCACCCAGCTAGCGCCGCCTACGTGCGGAATAAAGAACGTGCCTGTACCAAAGTTGGGATTGCCTCCTTTGGGCAACATTTTCCGGCTGATGTCTCTCAATCTGAAATCGAGCAAACCATTGACCGTCTCAACCAAGACCCAAACGTCGATGGTATTCTGTTACAACTCCCCGTACCTGCACACCTAAATGCGGTTTATTTACTCCATAAAATTGATCCGGATAAAGATGTCGATGGACTGCATCCCCTGAATCTAGGGCGTCTGCTGCGCGGTGAAAGGGGGTTGCAAAGTTGTACCCCAGCTGGAGTGATGCGTCTGTTGCGGGAGTACCGGATTGATTTGAAAGGGAAAAATGCAGTTGTGGTTGGGCGGAGTATTTTGGTCGGTAAGCCCATCGCACTCATGTTACTGGAAGCTGATGCTACTGTTACTATTGCTCATTCGCGCACGAAAAATTTGGCTGAACTGACTCGTCAGGCGGATATCTTGATTGCTGCTGTCGGACGTCCTAATCTAATTACGGCGGATCAAGTGAAACCGAATGCCATTGTGATTGATGTGGGTATAAATCGCGTCATTGATGCTCAAGGAAAATCCCGGTTGGTGGGTGATGTAGATTTTGATGCCGTTCGGGAGATGAGCCAATTTATCACTCCGGTTCCTGGTGGCGTTGGTCCGATGACGGTGACAATGTTATTGCAAAATACTGTTTTCAGTTATACCAGAACTCACTCATAA
- the crtE gene encoding geranylgeranyl diphosphate synthase CrtE: protein MVATDGRPAPNGESPAFDLSTYLKERKAQVEAALDRSLPLGYPEKIYEAMRYSLLAGGKRLRPILCLATCELMGGTMEMAMPTACALEMLHTMSLIHDDLPAMDNDDYRRGKLTNHKVYGEDMAILAGDGLLAYAFEYVATQTQGVPAERVLQVIARLGRTVGAAGLVGGQVVDLESEGKSDIQEETLHYIHTHKTGALLETCVVCGGILAGATDADIERLSRYAQNIGLAFQIIDDILDITATQEELGKTAGKDLQAQKATYPSLWGLEASKAKAQELIEEAIAQLEPFGERSQPLIALANFITARTY, encoded by the coding sequence ATGGTAGCAACAGATGGGCGACCTGCCCCGAATGGGGAATCCCCAGCTTTTGATTTATCGACCTATCTAAAAGAGCGGAAAGCTCAAGTGGAGGCAGCTTTAGACCGTTCTTTACCCCTAGGTTATCCGGAAAAGATTTATGAGGCAATGCGCTATTCTCTCTTAGCGGGGGGGAAACGGTTGCGCCCGATTCTTTGTCTGGCAACCTGTGAACTGATGGGTGGCACGATGGAGATGGCAATGCCAACCGCCTGCGCCCTGGAAATGCTCCACACCATGTCGTTAATTCATGATGACCTTCCCGCCATGGATAACGACGACTACCGTCGGGGTAAACTCACCAATCATAAGGTCTACGGTGAGGATATGGCGATTCTCGCTGGCGATGGTTTGCTGGCGTATGCGTTTGAATATGTCGCCACTCAAACCCAGGGAGTTCCAGCAGAGCGGGTTTTGCAGGTGATTGCTCGTTTAGGTCGAACCGTGGGCGCGGCTGGATTGGTTGGGGGTCAGGTGGTTGATTTGGAGTCAGAGGGAAAATCTGATATTCAAGAGGAAACCCTCCATTACATTCACACCCATAAAACCGGAGCGTTGCTGGAAACCTGCGTCGTTTGTGGTGGAATTTTGGCAGGTGCAACCGATGCGGATATAGAACGTCTGTCTCGCTATGCTCAAAATATTGGTTTAGCGTTTCAAATTATCGATGATATCCTGGACATCACTGCGACTCAGGAGGAATTAGGCAAAACGGCGGGGAAAGACCTGCAAGCGCAGAAAGCTACCTATCCTAGCCTCTGGGGACTAGAGGCTTCTAAAGCTAAAGCTCAAGAGTTGATTGAAGAGGCTATTGCCCAACTGGAACCGTTTGGTGAGCGCTCTCAACCCTTAATTGCTCTGGCTAATTTCATTACCGCACGAACTTATTAG
- a CDS encoding divergent PAP2 family protein: MQDFGNILNNQVLLVALIACLVAQLLKLLVELTKDRKFNLRTLVTTGGMPSAHSALVTALAAGVGQTMGWASPDFAIATIFAVIVMYDAAGVRQAAGKQARILNQIIDELFQEGKEFNEDRLKELLGHTPFQVIVGSILGVLISWLAAPAYCF; this comes from the coding sequence ATGCAGGATTTTGGCAATATCCTAAACAACCAGGTGCTACTGGTTGCACTGATTGCTTGTTTAGTGGCTCAACTCCTTAAGCTACTGGTCGAGTTAACGAAGGATCGAAAATTTAATCTCCGCACCTTGGTGACAACTGGCGGGATGCCTAGCGCTCATTCAGCCTTGGTTACCGCCTTGGCTGCGGGTGTGGGACAAACGATGGGATGGGCGTCTCCTGATTTTGCGATCGCGACGATTTTTGCTGTTATTGTTATGTACGATGCCGCAGGGGTTCGACAAGCCGCAGGTAAGCAAGCTCGTATCCTTAATCAAATTATTGATGAGTTATTTCAAGAAGGTAAAGAGTTTAATGAGGATCGTCTAAAGGAATTGCTGGGGCATACCCCCTTTCAAGTAATTGTGGGTTCAATCTTAGGGGTACTTATTTCTTGGTTAGCTGCCCCAGCTTACTGTTTTTAG